A window of Flavobacterium flavigenum contains these coding sequences:
- a CDS encoding L-serine ammonia-lyase, producing MEECISVFDMLKIGVGPSSSHTLGPWRAAERFLKELRAQSILDQITKVKVDLYGSLSLTGKGHATDLAVMLGLSGQDPEYIPIENISGIIKTIETKNEIVLGNELTIPFYFLQDIVFNKDFLPFHANGLKFTAYKDDNAEYESTFYSIGGGFVVKEERTNAINKIAIKCAFPFMIDNADDLLKYTIQENKKISEIVYENEKSMRSEEAIHTELMRIWKTMLECMYIGCHSEGILPGGLNVRRRAFDMHQNLIGLSNYNNPQSWLEEIRKTEVKFRQILKWVSCFALAVNEVNASLGRVVTAPTNGSAGVIPAVLMYYLVIENHNASEKEIKQFLMVAGEIGSLFKQGSTISAAMGGCQAEIGVSSSMAAAALCELMGGTPAQVLMAAEIAMEHHLGLTCDPIGGLVQIPCIERNTMGAIKAINAAELALETDSKNAKVPLDKVINTMWETAKDMNSKYKETSEGGLAIAVNMADC from the coding sequence ATGGAAGAATGTATTTCTGTTTTCGACATGCTTAAAATTGGCGTTGGCCCATCAAGTTCCCATACACTGGGACCCTGGAGGGCAGCGGAGCGTTTTTTAAAAGAACTGAGAGCGCAATCCATTTTAGATCAGATCACTAAAGTCAAAGTTGATCTTTACGGGTCACTTTCCCTTACAGGAAAAGGCCATGCTACCGATTTAGCAGTTATGCTGGGGCTAAGCGGTCAGGACCCCGAATATATCCCGATAGAGAATATTTCAGGAATTATTAAAACAATTGAAACCAAAAACGAGATTGTTTTGGGCAATGAGCTTACAATTCCGTTTTATTTTCTTCAGGATATTGTTTTCAATAAAGACTTCCTTCCATTCCATGCCAACGGATTAAAATTTACAGCTTATAAAGATGATAATGCTGAATACGAATCTACTTTCTATTCTATCGGTGGCGGTTTTGTAGTGAAAGAAGAACGCACCAATGCCATAAATAAGATTGCCATTAAATGTGCTTTTCCATTCATGATCGATAATGCCGATGACTTATTGAAATATACCATTCAGGAAAACAAAAAGATTTCTGAAATTGTATATGAGAATGAAAAATCGATGCGCTCTGAAGAAGCAATTCATACAGAATTAATGCGAATCTGGAAAACCATGCTGGAATGTATGTACATTGGCTGCCACTCTGAAGGAATCCTTCCGGGAGGACTGAATGTTCGCAGACGAGCTTTTGATATGCACCAGAATCTGATTGGTTTATCTAATTATAATAATCCGCAATCCTGGCTGGAAGAAATCAGGAAAACCGAAGTAAAATTTCGTCAGATTTTAAAATGGGTAAGCTGTTTTGCTTTGGCTGTTAATGAAGTCAATGCATCATTAGGACGCGTTGTTACGGCTCCTACAAACGGTAGCGCAGGCGTAATTCCGGCTGTTTTAATGTATTATTTAGTTATCGAAAACCATAATGCAAGTGAAAAAGAAATCAAACAGTTTTTGATGGTAGCCGGAGAAATAGGAAGTTTGTTCAAACAGGGTTCTACAATTTCTGCAGCAATGGGCGGATGCCAGGCCGAAATTGGCGTTTCGTCCTCAATGGCTGCTGCTGCACTTTGCGAATTAATGGGCGGAACTCCTGCCCAGGTTTTAATGGCTGCCGAAATTGCCATGGAGCATCATTTAGGTTTAACCTGTGACCCAATTGGCGGTCTGGTTCAGATTCCGTGTATCGAAAGAAATACAATGGGTGCCATAAAAGCCATCAACGCAGCCGAACTTGCGCTTGAAACCGATTCTAAAAATGCGAAAGTGCCACTGGATAAAGTAATCAATACCATGTGGGAGACGGCAAAAGATATGAATTCAAAATATAAAGAAACTTCAGAAGGCGGTTTGGCAATTGCAGTAAATATGGCCGATTGTTAG
- the panB gene encoding 3-methyl-2-oxobutanoate hydroxymethyltransferase: protein MSAAKKDYKRITTKSLIEMKSHGEKISMLTAYDYTMAKIVDTAGVDVILVGDSASNVMAGHETTLPITLDQMIYHASSVVRAVERGLVVVDLPFGSYQSDPKEALRSAIRIMKESGGHAVKLEGGKEIKESIRKILNAGIPVMGHLGLTPQSIYKFGTYSVRAKEDEEAEKLIEDAKMLEKVGCFAVVLEKIPADLAEKVAKSISIPVIGIGAGGGVDGQVLVIHDMLGMNNEFSPRFLRRYLNLYEEMTKAIGQYAADVKSKDFPNEKEQY from the coding sequence ATGTCAGCAGCAAAAAAAGATTATAAAAGAATCACTACAAAGTCGTTAATCGAAATGAAAAGCCATGGAGAAAAAATTTCTATGCTGACGGCTTATGATTATACAATGGCAAAAATTGTTGATACTGCAGGTGTAGATGTAATTTTGGTAGGCGACTCTGCTTCAAATGTAATGGCGGGACATGAAACTACCCTTCCTATTACTTTAGATCAAATGATTTACCACGCTTCATCAGTTGTCCGTGCAGTTGAGAGAGGTCTTGTGGTGGTTGATTTACCTTTTGGAAGTTATCAGTCTGATCCTAAAGAAGCTTTGCGCTCTGCTATCCGAATCATGAAAGAAAGCGGCGGGCATGCTGTAAAACTTGAAGGTGGAAAGGAAATTAAAGAATCTATCCGAAAAATATTAAATGCTGGAATTCCTGTAATGGGCCATTTAGGTTTAACACCTCAGTCCATTTACAAATTTGGTACTTACAGTGTTCGCGCCAAAGAAGATGAAGAAGCCGAAAAACTGATTGAAGATGCCAAAATGCTTGAAAAAGTGGGGTGTTTTGCAGTAGTGTTAGAAAAAATACCTGCTGATTTAGCAGAAAAAGTAGCCAAAAGTATTTCTATCCCGGTTATCGGAATTGGAGCCGGAGGTGGTGTTGACGGACAGGTTTTGGTAATCCATGATATGTTAGGAATGAACAATGAATTCAGCCCGCGTTTCCTTCGCCGTTATCTGAATTTGTATGAAGAAATGACCAAAGCAATAGGTCAGTATGCTGCTGATGTGAAATCGAAGGACTTTCCTAATGAGAAAGAGCAATATTAA
- a CDS encoding four helix bundle protein has product MHRFKDLEIWKSSRKFCSEIYSVTSDFPDAERFGLVNQLRRASVSIPSNIAEGCSRSSNKDFSRFLEIAIGSIFEIETQLLISFDLGYIDQMKLDELCLNLDKIVKMTSKFKSTLI; this is encoded by the coding sequence ATGCATCGATTTAAGGATTTAGAAATTTGGAAATCAAGTAGAAAATTTTGTTCTGAAATTTATAGTGTAACTTCTGATTTTCCAGATGCTGAAAGGTTTGGGTTAGTAAATCAACTTCGGCGTGCCTCTGTTTCTATTCCTTCAAATATAGCTGAAGGCTGTTCGAGAAGCAGTAATAAAGATTTTTCAAGATTTCTTGAAATTGCTATTGGTTCGATTTTTGAAATCGAAACTCAGTTATTGATTTCTTTTGATTTAGGTTATATTGATCAAATGAAATTAGACGAATTATGTCTTAATTTAGATAAAATTGTAAAAATGACTTCTAAATTTAAATCAACATTAATTTAA
- a CDS encoding RluA family pseudouridine synthase, with amino-acid sequence MKIISNKNNLQILHEDNHIIVVNKRVGDIVQGDKTGDKPLSDIVKEYIKEKYNKPGDVFLGVIHRLDRPTTGIVVFARTSKALSRMNELFSNRETKKTYWAIVKNKPQEQAAKLVHYLKRNEKNNTSKAHLKEVPDSKVASLDYKIIKELQNYTALEINLHTGRHHQIRAQLSAIGSPIKGDLKYGADRSNPDGGIHLHARKLVFIHPVSKESITITAPTPDETIWNAV; translated from the coding sequence TTGAAAATAATTTCCAATAAAAATAATCTCCAAATCCTCCACGAAGACAACCATATTATTGTAGTCAATAAACGTGTAGGCGATATTGTTCAGGGCGACAAAACAGGCGACAAACCTTTATCTGATATTGTAAAAGAATACATCAAAGAAAAATATAATAAACCCGGCGATGTTTTTCTGGGTGTAATTCATAGGCTAGACCGTCCCACAACGGGGATTGTGGTATTTGCCAGAACCAGCAAGGCATTGTCAAGAATGAATGAATTGTTTAGCAACCGTGAAACTAAAAAAACATATTGGGCTATTGTAAAAAATAAACCTCAGGAACAAGCAGCTAAACTCGTTCATTATCTAAAAAGAAACGAAAAGAACAATACTTCAAAAGCGCATTTGAAAGAAGTTCCGGACAGCAAAGTGGCCAGTCTGGATTATAAAATTATTAAAGAGCTCCAAAATTATACTGCTTTAGAGATTAATCTTCATACCGGGCGCCATCATCAAATCCGTGCCCAGTTATCTGCTATTGGCTCTCCCATAAAAGGTGATTTAAAATATGGGGCTGACAGAAGCAACCCTGACGGAGGGATTCACCTGCATGCCCGAAAATTAGTTTTTATCCATCCCGTTTCAAAAGAAAGCATCACTATAACAGCGCCAACTCCGGATGAAACGATCTGGAATGCTGTATGA
- a CDS encoding aldehyde dehydrogenase codes for MDYKNDIKYRKETLKKLLFNIQKDEDLIVKALFDDFKKPEFEAVLTETNYVISELKNTIKNIDKWVKPIRVFPSLLNFPSTDFIYKEPYGNVLVIAPWNYPFQLALCPLISAVAAGNKVVLKPSELTPNTAGIIAKIIEKSFHINHVEVVQGGVEVSDQLLAKRWDYIFFTGSVPVGKIVAKAAAEHLTPITLELGGKNPCVIDQTANLKLAAKRIVWGKFINAGQTCIAPDYILIQKNMKINFITYLIEEIILAYGKKIKNSPDYARIINSKNWVRLTGMIASEKLIFGGESDANDFYISPTLIDEPALDSLVMKEEIFGPILPILVYESENDIDTLISQYEKPLAFYIFSENDSFAKKMIKRYSFGGGCINDTVAHFTNKRLPFGGVGHSGMGAYHGKLSFDVFSHHKSIVKKANWLDLPMRYAPYKDKLKAIKKLLDCI; via the coding sequence ATGGACTACAAAAACGATATAAAGTACCGAAAAGAAACGCTTAAAAAATTACTTTTCAATATTCAGAAGGATGAGGATTTAATTGTGAAAGCCTTGTTTGATGATTTTAAAAAACCGGAATTTGAAGCTGTTTTAACAGAAACTAATTATGTTATTTCAGAATTAAAAAACACCATCAAAAATATTGACAAATGGGTGAAACCCATACGTGTTTTTCCTTCCCTGCTCAATTTTCCTTCTACCGATTTCATTTATAAGGAACCTTACGGAAACGTATTAGTCATAGCTCCCTGGAATTATCCTTTTCAACTTGCTTTATGTCCCTTGATTTCTGCAGTTGCTGCCGGGAATAAAGTGGTTTTAAAACCTTCAGAACTTACTCCGAATACAGCTGGCATCATTGCCAAAATCATTGAAAAATCATTTCACATCAATCACGTGGAAGTTGTTCAGGGCGGTGTTGAAGTCTCTGATCAGCTGCTGGCCAAACGATGGGATTATATTTTCTTTACCGGCAGTGTTCCGGTTGGCAAAATTGTAGCCAAAGCTGCTGCAGAACATCTCACGCCCATCACCTTAGAATTAGGAGGCAAAAATCCGTGTGTCATTGATCAGACCGCTAATTTAAAACTGGCTGCCAAGCGTATTGTCTGGGGAAAATTCATCAATGCCGGACAAACCTGTATTGCCCCGGATTACATTCTTATCCAAAAAAACATGAAGATCAATTTTATTACGTATCTGATTGAAGAGATTATCCTGGCTTATGGAAAGAAAATAAAGAATTCCCCTGATTATGCCCGGATCATCAACAGTAAAAACTGGGTACGCCTAACCGGTATGATTGCTTCAGAAAAATTAATTTTTGGAGGAGAATCGGATGCTAATGATTTTTACATTTCGCCAACTCTTATTGATGAACCTGCATTAGACAGTCTTGTCATGAAAGAAGAAATTTTTGGTCCGATATTACCGATTTTAGTTTATGAATCTGAGAATGATATTGATACGCTAATAAGCCAATATGAAAAACCGCTGGCATTTTATATTTTCAGCGAAAATGATTCTTTTGCTAAAAAAATGATTAAACGCTATTCTTTTGGTGGCGGCTGCATCAATGATACTGTCGCTCATTTTACCAATAAACGGCTGCCTTTCGGAGGAGTAGGCCATAGCGGAATGGGTGCTTATCACGGAAAACTAAGTTTTGATGTTTTCTCCCATCACAAATCAATTGTCAAAAAAGCCAACTGGCTTGATCTCCCTATGCGTTATGCTCCTTACAAAGATAAATTAAAGGCGATTAAGAAATTGTTAGACTGCATTTAA
- a CDS encoding PAS domain S-box protein has protein sequence MLEICLIAFMGFLIYQFFNIKNKIGSFIEKNKEKEVSHKEYQLYLLFFSITIIVIEIINEIFKLRPHSLLYVNLTIGGSILLFYYLAIKIEYLRNKISVFFISIFILFTGHIAHNIIIQPHDIVPIIALLITFYFSYSVLRPIKIYWYYTAALFLFHIITLAFDFIPMKSSVLLLSYSLVIFVINQVKYAIFLNTRDNFRFTNEIVHKGSSLTIATNKKGELIFCSESITEILGYTPDEVMGMGFWQLTEDPDFIGEQFLDHYQDDILYTRKLKCKNGDYKYIQWKDKRFSEDLFIGIGQDITEQIKLHDQYKNLIQTAADIIFEIDTDGNFTFINEFAFSVLHYTEKEVITKHYANFIHPAYRKKVADFYKNLEEKEFNYDTIEFPILKKNGDAIWISQKVIIRKNDIGDTIGFAGIARDITELKNNEKEKRIRLEKIEAYTLSTKKLSTTDFSHYESLHSVIDFIVEEAAVSKASRISFWKYYNNNIICKNIYSQDKFDVYYKEVMDKASYPIYFETLENKTVINASDVFNTMETSEFQKAYFIKNKIQSMLDVPIFFNGKLAGVVCFESTLRKREWDNEDINYARTIADIISLAISSQMRLKAERKLELKSQLLSALALCTEKFLLSKTSEEMFKETYNIIGKVAHADHIYYYEKDFHTNTISQKYKWSRAENPDEIIILQNFTEDNLKEIIEKAENKKILNILTRQLGDTFFKNLLETHHIKSILILPLYVEDVFSGFIGFDDCHTEYKWSEEEIYIFQTLANNISSALERNRNQSKIIESEEKFKLITNNIPGTVYLSKFDAFSTKIFLNDQIFNLTGYSKAEFLEKNLSFLSLIHPDDKDEVIDSQFQNLKRGNALHNTYRIKRKTGEYIWIEEFGDVIKKGDEIEFVGGIYFDITNKKQTEDAIKAKQLAEAASKSKSDFLANMSHEIRTPLNGIIGFTDLLMKTELGEIQEKYMTTINQSAHSLLEIINDILDFSKIEAGKLDLFIDLYDIHKIVGQVFDLIVYESNLKKLDLKLHIAPDVPQYIWTDIVRLKQILINLLSNAVKFTHQGSITVNVVVLEKKEDGICIIRFSVTDTGIGILKQNKNKIFQAFSQEDSSTTRKFGGTGLGLTISNHLLALMESRLQLKSKINKGSTFYFDLTLKTSTYNNNENYNTDFKHFNTKAVQIPASTHTAKLTFMIAEDNKVNMLLLKTIIKNLYPNANIHDCENGYEALKVFETITPDLIFMDIQMPIMNGYETAVAIRNSLNGQQVPIIAVTAGTEKEERNKCITSGMNDYIPKPIMKGSVEEILTKWLK, from the coding sequence ATGTTAGAGATATGCCTGATTGCTTTTATGGGATTCCTCATTTACCAATTTTTTAATATCAAAAATAAAATTGGCTCTTTCATCGAAAAAAATAAGGAAAAAGAAGTTTCGCATAAAGAATATCAGCTGTACCTTTTGTTTTTCAGTATTACTATTATTGTAATCGAAATCATTAATGAAATTTTTAAATTACGTCCCCACAGTCTTTTGTATGTCAATTTAACGATTGGCGGTTCGATTTTATTATTTTATTATCTGGCGATTAAAATTGAATATCTAAGAAATAAGATTTCAGTCTTTTTTATTTCCATATTCATATTATTCACGGGACACATTGCACATAACATTATCATTCAGCCCCATGATATTGTTCCTATTATTGCCCTTTTAATTACTTTTTATTTTTCGTACAGCGTCCTGAGACCTATCAAAATTTACTGGTACTATACCGCGGCTCTATTTCTCTTTCATATCATCACTCTGGCTTTTGATTTCATTCCGATGAAATCTTCTGTTTTACTTCTCAGCTATTCCCTGGTCATTTTTGTGATTAATCAGGTTAAATATGCTATTTTTCTGAATACCCGTGACAATTTCAGGTTTACCAACGAGATCGTGCATAAAGGAAGCTCCCTGACCATCGCCACCAATAAAAAAGGCGAACTTATTTTCTGCAGCGAATCCATCACGGAAATCCTGGGTTATACGCCTGATGAAGTTATGGGAATGGGGTTCTGGCAGCTTACAGAAGACCCTGATTTTATTGGCGAACAATTTCTGGACCATTATCAGGACGACATTTTGTACACACGGAAATTAAAATGCAAAAATGGTGATTACAAATACATACAATGGAAAGACAAACGTTTTTCTGAAGACTTATTTATTGGCATTGGACAGGATATCACTGAGCAGATCAAACTTCATGATCAGTATAAAAACCTGATCCAGACTGCTGCAGATATCATTTTTGAAATCGACACTGATGGCAATTTTACTTTTATAAACGAATTTGCCTTTTCTGTTTTACATTATACCGAAAAAGAAGTCATCACTAAACATTATGCTAATTTTATCCATCCTGCTTATCGAAAAAAAGTTGCCGATTTTTATAAAAACCTTGAAGAAAAGGAATTTAATTATGACACTATTGAATTCCCTATTTTAAAGAAAAACGGCGACGCCATATGGATATCCCAAAAGGTCATCATCCGAAAGAACGATATAGGAGACACTATCGGTTTTGCCGGTATCGCCAGGGATATTACCGAGCTCAAGAACAATGAAAAGGAAAAACGAATCAGGCTTGAAAAAATTGAGGCTTATACCCTTTCTACCAAAAAATTATCCACTACCGATTTTAGCCATTATGAAAGCTTACACAGCGTAATCGATTTTATTGTTGAAGAGGCTGCTGTTTCAAAAGCCAGCAGAATCAGCTTCTGGAAATATTATAATAATAACATTATCTGCAAAAATATTTACAGCCAGGACAAATTTGATGTTTATTACAAAGAGGTCATGGACAAGGCCTCCTATCCTATTTATTTTGAGACGTTAGAAAACAAAACAGTCATTAACGCCAGCGATGTATTCAATACAATGGAAACCTCTGAATTTCAGAAAGCGTATTTTATCAAAAACAAGATACAGTCAATGCTGGACGTACCTATTTTTTTTAATGGAAAACTGGCAGGGGTTGTATGTTTTGAGAGCACTTTAAGAAAAAGGGAATGGGATAATGAGGACATTAATTATGCCCGTACCATTGCTGACATAATCTCGCTTGCCATATCATCACAAATGCGTTTAAAGGCCGAGCGGAAATTAGAATTGAAAAGCCAATTATTGTCTGCCTTAGCCCTTTGTACCGAGAAATTCTTACTGAGCAAAACAAGTGAAGAAATGTTCAAAGAGACCTATAATATCATTGGAAAAGTCGCACATGCCGATCATATTTATTATTATGAGAAAGATTTTCACACCAATACTATTAGCCAAAAATATAAATGGTCAAGAGCAGAGAATCCTGATGAAATCATTATTCTTCAGAATTTTACAGAAGACAACTTAAAAGAAATTATCGAAAAAGCAGAAAACAAGAAAATCCTCAATATCCTGACGCGACAACTTGGAGATACGTTTTTTAAAAATTTACTTGAAACACATCATATAAAATCGATACTAATCCTGCCTTTATATGTTGAGGATGTTTTTAGCGGATTTATAGGTTTTGATGACTGCCATACGGAATATAAGTGGTCTGAAGAAGAAATCTATATTTTTCAAACCCTTGCCAATAATATATCTTCTGCTTTGGAGAGAAACCGAAACCAGAGCAAAATTATTGAAAGTGAAGAGAAATTTAAGCTGATTACTAATAATATCCCCGGTACGGTTTACTTGTCTAAATTTGACGCCTTTTCTACTAAAATATTCCTTAATGACCAGATTTTTAACCTTACCGGCTATTCAAAAGCGGAATTCCTTGAGAAAAATCTGTCTTTCCTATCCCTCATACACCCCGATGACAAAGATGAAGTTATTGATAGCCAGTTCCAAAACTTAAAAAGAGGAAACGCACTGCACAACACCTACCGGATCAAGCGCAAAACAGGAGAATATATCTGGATTGAAGAATTTGGGGATGTCATTAAAAAGGGCGACGAAATTGAATTTGTGGGCGGCATCTATTTTGACATTACCAATAAAAAACAAACCGAGGATGCCATAAAAGCGAAACAGCTTGCAGAAGCTGCGAGTAAATCAAAATCGGATTTTCTTGCCAATATGTCACATGAAATCCGAACGCCGCTTAATGGCATTATTGGTTTTACCGATCTTCTCATGAAGACCGAACTTGGGGAAATCCAGGAAAAATATATGACTACCATTAACCAGTCTGCCCATTCGTTACTGGAAATCATCAACGATATCCTTGATTTTTCTAAGATTGAGGCTGGAAAACTAGATTTGTTTATCGATTTGTACGATATCCATAAAATTGTAGGCCAGGTTTTTGACCTGATTGTATATGAATCTAACCTAAAAAAACTGGATTTAAAACTTCATATCGCCCCGGACGTTCCCCAATACATCTGGACTGATATTGTACGGCTTAAACAGATCCTGATCAACCTGCTGTCTAATGCAGTAAAATTTACCCACCAGGGTTCTATCACAGTCAATGTAGTCGTTTTAGAAAAAAAAGAAGATGGTATCTGCATCATACGATTTTCTGTAACTGATACGGGCATCGGTATTCTAAAACAAAACAAAAATAAAATCTTTCAGGCTTTTTCGCAGGAAGACAGTTCTACCACACGAAAATTTGGGGGAACCGGACTTGGGCTTACCATCTCGAACCACCTGCTTGCCCTTATGGAAAGCCGTCTGCAGCTTAAAAGCAAAATAAATAAGGGAAGCACTTTTTATTTTGACCTGACCCTAAAAACGAGCACATATAACAACAACGAAAACTACAATACCGATTTCAAACATTTTAATACCAAAGCAGTACAAATTCCTGCCAGTACCCATACGGCCAAATTGACTTTTATGATTGCCGAGGACAACAAGGTCAATATGTTGCTGCTTAAAACCATTATCAAAAACCTGTACCCAAATGCCAACATCCATGACTGTGAAAATGGCTATGAAGCTTTAAAAGTATTTGAGACTATCACCCCTGACCTCATTTTTATGGACATCCAAATGCCTATCATGAACGGCTATGAAACCGCCGTAGCCATTCGTAATTCCCTCAACGGACAACAAGTCCCTATTATTGCCGTGACGGCAGGTACTGAAAAGGAAGAACGTAATAAATGTATTACCTCGGGCATGAATGATTATATACCCAAACCAATCATGAAAGGTTCCGTAGAAGAAATCTTAACAAAATGGCTGAAATAA
- the ypfJ gene encoding KPN_02809 family neutral zinc metallopeptidase produces MKWLGRRQSDNVEDRRGFSGGKAVLGGGVIGIIILLLNVFGGETGKTVGSALEQLQGSPQQTETAAPLSTADKEMGDFVRVVLADNEDIWGKIFAENGMTYKNPKLVLFRGSVQTACGGASSASGPFYCPGDQKVYMDLDFFDELKTKFGAKGGDFAIAYVIAHEIGHHVQTLLGTSAKMREAQEGKSEAEANKLSVALELQADFYAGVWTHYNKENLDTGDIEEALSAANAVGDDAIQSKMQGQVVPDSFTHGTSEQRMYWFKKGFSSGDFHQGNTFNEVR; encoded by the coding sequence ATGAAATGGTTAGGAAGAAGACAAAGTGACAATGTTGAAGACAGAAGAGGTTTCTCTGGAGGAAAAGCGGTTCTGGGAGGCGGTGTTATCGGGATTATTATTTTACTGCTGAATGTTTTTGGGGGTGAAACCGGCAAAACTGTAGGAAGTGCTTTAGAACAACTTCAAGGCAGCCCGCAACAAACTGAGACAGCAGCCCCGTTAAGTACAGCCGATAAAGAAATGGGCGATTTTGTGCGTGTTGTACTAGCTGATAACGAAGACATCTGGGGTAAAATCTTTGCTGAAAACGGCATGACTTATAAAAACCCTAAACTGGTACTTTTTAGAGGATCTGTGCAAACTGCCTGCGGTGGTGCCTCTTCGGCATCAGGCCCTTTTTACTGTCCGGGGGATCAGAAAGTGTATATGGACCTTGATTTTTTTGATGAGCTCAAAACTAAGTTTGGTGCGAAGGGAGGTGACTTTGCCATTGCCTATGTTATTGCCCACGAAATAGGCCATCATGTGCAAACCCTACTTGGCACCTCAGCCAAAATGCGTGAAGCCCAGGAAGGAAAAAGCGAAGCCGAGGCCAATAAATTATCTGTTGCCCTGGAACTACAGGCTGATTTTTATGCCGGAGTATGGACCCATTACAATAAGGAAAACCTGGATACCGGTGATATTGAAGAAGCGCTAAGTGCTGCGAATGCCGTTGGGGATGACGCTATCCAAAGTAAAATGCAAGGCCAGGTTGTACCCGATTCCTTTACACACGGTACTTCTGAGCAGCGTATGTACTGGTTTAAAAAAGGATTTAGCAGCGGTGATTTTCATCAGGGAAATACATTTAACGAAGTGAGATAA